The DNA window ggtggcagtggaggggctgggggtggtggagaCAAGGCCAGGCGAGGCAGCTGGACCGGCTGCAGGGCCGAAGGGGGTGGGGACTCACGCTCCTTGGGCCGTGGGCAGCCCCCTTCCTGGGGAGTGCAGGAGGGCCGGGCCCATGGCTCCGGGCTGCTGGAGCCCCCCTTGCTGTGGGCTGATGTATCTGTAGAGAGAAATACAGGTAAGAGGTGAGTGACCCTCGATGCTGCCTTGATTTCCcctttccccctccttccctcacctCCCCCCTACCCGAACCCAGAACTATCCTTCTCACTCCCCGCCCCCCAGCCCCAAgacagtcttggtctgtcacccaggctgtagtgcagtggtgcaatcttgactcactgcaccttccacctcccaggttcaagcgattatcctgcctcagcctcccgagtagctgggatttcaggtgcccgccaccacacccggctactttttgtatttttaatagagatggggtttcaccatgttggccagggtggtctcgaactcctgacctcaggtgatccgcccaccttggcctcccaaagtgctgggattacaggtgtgagccaccgcgcccggccagaatgaTCCTTTTAAAACCTAAGTCAGATCATGCCTTGGAAGAGAAGCTCCATGGCAGGCCAGTCTTTGTACCCAGAGGAGAATGAGTCGTGCCAGCTTTAGTGGAAACAGGTCCTGGAAGTCCCTTGCTGGGCCAGGCAGCTCCCATCTCACTCACAGTAAGAGCCaacagttttttaatttttttaattttttttgagacaaagtctcactttgtagcctaggctggagtgcagtggcacgatctcggctcactgcaacctccgtcttccggcTTCAAAGAATTATCCTGCctgaacctcctgagtagctgggattacaggcaggcgccaccccgcccggctaaatttttgtatttttagtagagatggggttttgccatgttggccaggttggtctcaaactcctgacctcaagcaatccacccgcctcggcctcccaaagttctgggattacaggtgtgagccactgcgcccggacaaGGGCCAACATTTGACGAGGCTCTGAACTCTATGGATACTGCACCCCACTGCTGGATCCTGAGGAAGTGAGAGAGGGGTCTGGGAGAGAGCTGGGGTGGCTGGGTACTGGTGGACACTTCCCTGAGACTCTCTCCAACCAGGACAGCAGGATTTTCCAGTTCAGTCCCCAGCCTGGTAGGTTTCCTCAGTCTGTACCCCCCTGGGGTCTCATTCATGCTCATGGGCTTGAACAGTTTGCATATAGGGGCtcccagcttcctgggctcagcctgAACCTCTCGCCTGGGCTCCAGACTCCTGTCTCCAGCTGTGTACACTCAATTGTCGAAAAACACCCCAAACTCACTTGCTCGGAGCTGGGCTTCTGATCCTCCCCCAACCTGCTCCTTCCTCAGCCACCCCCATCTCAGCTGATGCAGCTCCATCCTCCCAGCTGCTCAGGTTAAACACCTTCGCTGTTTTGTTTACTAAGACACCATCCGCATACAGAAGCTATCGTCTCTGCCTTCAAATTAAATACATCCAACTTCTTTGTCCATGGTCCCCCACCCTGCTCCAACTGCCAGCATCTCCCACCAGGACCACTGCAGTCATCGCCTCCCTGAGGGCTCTCTGCTTCCACCCCTGTCCCTGACAGTATCTTTTTCCACCAGCAGCCTGAGGGGTCCAACTAAAATACAAGTCAGTTAGGCTACGGGAAACAAGCTAGTCACAAAGAACCACAGATCACAGGggccatttatatgaaatgtccaaaatcgGCAAATTTGGCCAcatgtggtgactcatgcctgtcatcccagcactttgggaggccgaggcgggtggatcacctgaggtcaggacttcaagaccagcctggtcaacatggtgaaacaccatctctactaaaaatacaaaaaattagccgggcatggtagcatatgcctgtaatcccagctactggggaggatgaggcaggagaatcacttgaacctggaaggtggaggttgcagtgagccaagatcacgctattgcactccagcctgggcaacagagcgagactctgtctcaaaaataaaaataggccgggtgcggtggctcatgcctgtaatcccagcactttaggatctgagttgggcaaatcacctgagtttgagaccagcctaaccaacatggagaaatcctgtctctactaaaaacacaaagttagctggcgtggtggtgcatgcctgtaatcccagctactcaggagggtgaggcaggagaatcgcttgaacctgggaggcagaagttgcggtgagctgagattgcatcactgcactccagcctgggcaacaagagtgaaactgtctcaagaaaaaaaaaaggcaaatctatagaaacagaaagtagatgagtggctgccaggggctgggggaagatgGGGAAGATGAGAGATTGGGGATGGCTAAGAGGTGCAGGGTTTCTTTCTgtagtgataaaaatgttctaaaattgatcatggcgatggttgcataactctgaatatactaaaagccattgaattttacaatttattttattttactttttttttttgagatggagcctcactctgtcacccaggctggagtgcagtggcgcgatctcagctcactgcaagctccgcctcctgggttcatgccattctcctgcctcagcctcctgagtagctgggactacaggcgcccgccaccaggcccagctaattttttgtatttttagtagagacggggtttcaccgtgttagccaggatggtctcgatctcctgacctcgtgatctgcccgccttggcctcccaaagtgctgggattacaggcatgagccaccgcgcctgatcctgtacactttaaattttatttattttttattttttgagacggagtctccctctgtcgcccaggctggagtgcagtgatgtgatctcggctcactgcaagctctgtctcctgggttcacgccattctcctgcctcagcctcccgagcagctgggactacaggtgccctccaccacaccccgctaatttctttgtatttttagtagagacggagtttcactgtgttagccaggatggtctcaatctcctgaccttgtgatccacccgcctcagcctcccaaagtgctgggattgtaggcgtaagccaccgtgccggccttaattttcatttttttgagacacagtctcgctctgtcgttcaggctggagtgcaggggtgagatctcggctcactgcatccttaatCTCCCCAgctaagcgatcctcccatctcagcctcctgagctgctgggaccacagatgtgtgacCCCACCACAGgctaatttcattttctcatagagatgaggtctcactattttcctcaggctggtctcaaactcctggtctcaagcaatcgaATACTTTGAGGTGATTGTATAGTATGGAAATTATATcgccatatatatattttttcttttctttttttttttttgttttgagatggagtctcattcagctacccaggctggagcacagtggtgcgatctcggctcactgcaacctctgcctccagggttcaagagattctccaccCTCAGCcgcctgagcagctgggactataggtgcacaccaccatgcccagctaatttttgtatttttagtagagacggggtttcaccattttggccagatggtctcaatctcttgaccttgtgatccgcccgccgtagcctcccaaagtgctgggattacaggcatgagccaccgcgcccggccttatatcgcaatataattgtttaaaaaaacacaagtCAGATATTGTTTCTATGCTCAAACCGTCCTGTGGCTCCCACCTCACTCAGGATAAAAGCAAAGTCCTTGAGGCCTCTAGCACCCTGCACGATCTGCCCCCATCGCCTTCCTGACCTCAGCTCCCATCCCTCCCTCTTGGGTTACCTGGCTGTAGCCACGCCGGCCTCCTTGCTGATCCTCAAACACATCGGgcctacttcttttctttttcttgagacggagtctcattctgtcgcccaggctgaagtgcagtggtgcaatctcagctcactacaacctctgcctcctcggctcaagcgattctctcacctcagcctcctgagtagctatagctgggactacaggtgtgcaccaccaaccttggctaatttttgttttgtttttgtagagacagggttttgctatgttgctcagtctggccccgtccccttctttttttctcccctaacCCTACCTGATTCCTCTCTCAGCACTTATCTCCACCGGGCACGGTATGGCTCTGTGTCTGCTGTCTGTCTCCTCCTCCTGATGTCAGCTCCATCAGGCAGGGCTTTGTATTGCTCCCTTCTGTTTACCCGGTGCCTAGAACGATGTCCAGcacaacattttttctttaatgagaaaAGAACTGGGGCTTCCAGAGACTCAGCGCTGACTGGGTCCCAGGCCTCAGAGCGTCCAGCACCCACAGGAGAAAGTCCAGCCTCTTCCCACGGCTATGGGGCCTCAGTGCTTGCCCCCAACTCCTCCTTTCTGTCTTCCCACGTGTCGTTCCCTGGGCCAGGCTCACACTGCCTCTTGCATCAGCTTGGATGTTTTTTCAGATGTTCCTTCCTCGGGGAAGCTGGCCTCCTGCTTCTTGGCCAAATCAGATCACCCTGCTCTTCTCTCAAAAACAGCCagccaaagaaagagagaagatagagaaaaaaaaataacaaaagcaaaaagccaaccacccaggccgggcgcggtggctcagcctgtaatcccagcactttgagaggcccaggcaggtggatcacctgaggtcaggagtttgagaccagcctggccaacatggtgaaatcccgtctctactcaaaatacaaaaattagccgggtgtggtggtacacgcctgtgatcccagctactcaggaggctgaggtacaagaatcgcttgaaccctagaggccgaggttgcagtgagctgagatcacaccattgcactccagcctgggtgacagagcaagaacctgtctcaaaaaccaacaagcaagcaaacaaatcaGCCACCTCCTACCCTGACTGCTAGGGGTCCAGCCTCCCTGGGCCAGCCACCAGCAGGAGGTagggaggctgggagagagaTGAGCAGAGCGGACAGTGACAGGACACCTGCTCCCGCCAGGCCCTGGGCTAAGCTTCCCTCTTACGTGATTTCACCTAGTCTTCCCAGCCATTCTCTGGGGTAGGTGCTACCATGATCAtcgccccattttatagatgaggtgatttgaggctcagagagaggtgTCATGGAGTGATATGCAGAaaagggatttgaacccagattgACTCCAGAGTccgttcttttgtttgttttatagagatgggagccttgctatattgcccaggctggtctcaaactcctggcctcaaatgatcctcctgccttggccttctaaagtgctaggattaccggtgtgagccactgctcctggccagagtccatggcctttttttttttctgagatggagtctcattccgtcccccaggctggagtgcaatggcgtaatctcagtTTCCACCTCCcagtgcaagcaattctcctgcctcagcctcctgaggagctggaattataggcatgtgccgccatgcctggctaatttttgtatttttagtagagacaaggtttcaccacattggccaggctggtctcaaactcccggcctcaagggACCCAtgtacctcggcctcccagagtgctggaattacaggtgtgagccaccacaccaggccagagTCCAGACTCCTAACCATTCCTTGGGCAAGGGCTGTGGGCctggggtgtgggtgtgggtggcaAATCTTCCTTATAAGGAATGTGGGAATTGCAGAAATGTGGCTTTTCCAGTCTACTGAGtaaaaaggaacagaaagtagCCCAGCCTTCATGCCCACAAGGCTCACAGGAGTCACAGAAGTGCCCCTGCAAGAGTTTTATCTTTGGTTGTTTTGAGgaagggtctcactgtgttgcccaggttggagtgcagtggtgcgatcatggctcactgcaacctccgcctcccaggttcaagggatcctcatgCCTCAACCTCATGTGTAGTTGGGACCACGGcaccgtgccaccatgcctggctaatttttggataattttgtagagatggggtcttacttcgttgcccaggctggtcttgccctcctgggatcaagcaatcctcccacctcagcctcccaaagtgctgggactaaaggcatgcctctgtgcctggcttcactgtttaaaagttaaaatcatatttatttgcaAACTTTGGATCTGTTtccctatttgtttttttttttttaagacggagtctcgctctgtcacccatgctggagtgcagtagcaccatctcgactcactgcaacctccacctcccaggttcaagtgattctccagcctcagcctcctgagtagctgggactacaggtgtgtgccaccacgtccagctaatttttgtactttttagtagagacggggttttgccatgttggccagactggtcttgaactcctaacctcaggtgatccacccgccttggcctcccaaagtgctgggattacaggcatgagccaccacagctggccctcAGTTTCCCTACTTGTAAATGAGCGTGTGAGCTGGTACTacacagagtgctgggattgcaggcgtgagccaccatgccaggcctgtgtatggttcttttttttttttgagacggagtttcgctcttgttgcccaggctgaagtgcaatggcgtgatcatggctcactgcaacctctgcctcccgggttcaagcaattctccttcctcagccttcctgagtagctgggattacaggcatgcgccaccacgcctggctaattttgtatttttagtagagacgggatttctccatgttggttaggctggtctcgaactcccgacctcacgtgatccgcctgcctcagcctcccaaagagctagtattacaggcgtgagccactgcgcctggccaggccTGTGCAAGGCTCTAATCGAGGATGCTCTACGCGTGTTcctgcctcagagcctttgcacgTGCTGTTTCCTCTAGCAGGAGTGCCCTTCTCCCAGATGTCTGTCAGGCTTACTCTATTCCCATCTCTACTTGAATTTCACCTCCTCATAGAAGCCCTCCCTGATTACCCTGTCTGTATAGCCTTCCATGACTCATCATCCTCTGAATATGACTTATTTATCCTCTTAGTTCTCACCACCTCCTGGTATACAGTCTGTTTTGGGACTTCTTTGTGGTCTGTTTCCTCCAACTACATAGAATGTCAgctccaggccgggtgtggtggctcacgcctgtaatcccagcactttaggtggccaaagcgggcagatcacctgaggtcgggagctcgagagcagcctgaccaacgtggagaaaccccgtctctactaaaaatacaaaattagccaggcatggtggcgcatgcctgtaatctcagctactcgggaggatgagacaggagaattgcttgaacctgggaggcggaggttgtggtgagccgagatcacgccatttcactccagcctgggcaacaagagcaaaactcagtctcaaaaaaacaaaaaacaaaaccaaccaaacaaaaaagaatgtcgGCTCCATAAGGGAAGgggattttgtctttttctctacATTATTCCCTGCACCTACCACAGTGTCCGCCTTGGATGAGGttctcaatatatatttgctaaatgagtgaatgaagtgGTAACAAGTTTCTGAAAAAATAAGTTGGCCATCTCTGCTCTGGTCGTATGGGGCCATCTCACAGATGGAAACACTGAGGTTTGATTCAAGGTTTGAGAATAAGGGGTCCCATGTGATTGTGTCACCTTCCTGCTTAAGAGATTTTCATGCCTCCTGAATGCCCTCAAGAGCAagtccaggccgggcgtggtggctcaggcctgtaatcccagcactttgggaggctgaggtggatcacctgaggtcaggagttcgagaccagcctggtcaacatggtgaaatcccgtctctactaaaaatacaaaaattacctgggcatggtggcgcatgcctgtaatcccagctactcaggaggctgaggcaggagaatcacttgaacttggggaggcggaggttgcagcaagccaagatttcgccactgcactccagcctgggcaacagagcgagactccgtctcaaaacaaaaaacaaaacaaaaaaatagtaagtccaaattcctgaccttgacTGCCAAGCCACGTGTAGTCTAATTCTGGCACACTCATTAACTCCTGGTCAATATTAACTCTTGTTATTGCTGGGCAATCTTGCTCAGTGGTTAAGTGCCATGGACTAGGGGTTGGATGCACACTTATGTTTGAGTCCTGACTCTgtcacttacttgctgtgtgaccttgggtgggtGAATGAACCTCTCTGAATCACATAATCTTGAACTGTCTTGTTTGATCATGCCCATGTTCCTCCCCTTCTCCAAACTCTTCAGTGGCTCCTCATAGCAGtcaggataaaatccaaactcctcacCTTGGCCTAAAGGCCCAGTATGGTCTGGCCTTTGCTGACCTTTCTGAACTCATCTCAAAATGTTACTTGTCTTCAACCTTTCCACTCTACACCCTTTTCCCCGCAACTTCTTTTAGTTTCCCAAATTGGCCAAGCTTTCTTGCCTCCAAGCCATtgtacatgctgttccctctaccaaaaatactttCCCAGTTCTTCTTCATTCTTACTCTTTGCATCTCAGCTCTGatgtcccctcctccaggaagccctcctggacATCCCCCCCATACCCACCTCCCCACGGAAATCAGAAACCCCCTCTGGGCTCCCACAGTCCCTAGGATCCCCTaccccagccctgctccctcAAGTCATCACTGTCTTCCCCACCCCCCTACTAGACTGGCTCAGTCATCCATGTGTCCCCAACCTCATCGGGCATGGGGCAGGTGCTCAGGGAACGGCTGTAGAAGAAATAATCCAGAATCAAGGCTACGCAGGAAGTTTCTGTAGTCAGCTCTCCACACCTCTATCCAAGgtatgaccttgggaaaattaccaAACATGTCTGAgtcttttatttatgaaatagtATGCATCTCACCGCATTGATGATTCTATCAAGAACTAACAATGAGAGTTGAGGAGGTGCTGAACTAAGCAACTTACccatattagctcatttaatcttcacagcaacccttTGAGGTGCAGactatttttatctccattttacagatgcagcaGCTGAAGTGCAGTAACTTACTCAGATGACACAGTTGAGTGGCAAAGTTGTGATCGGAGCCCAGGCAGCCTGCCTCCAGAGTCACTACCCGACACTGCATTTAATGAAATCCTGCCTGTGCTGATGATCCCAGGTGTGGACCTGAGTCAGGCCTCCTAAGTCTGGTTCCATTCCTGACTCTTTGGTAGTTACTAGCTATCGGAACTGAGGCaagtcatttcatttttctgagcttcagtttccctaGCTATAAAATGGGGAGAAGGACAGCATCCACCTCACAGGGCTGCAGCAAGGCTTTGATGAAACAGGTAAAAGGCTTGGAACAGCGCAGGCACACAGCCGACTCTGAAGACACTCACCTGCACGCCGATCCTCCCGGCGGTCTTCCGACAACACGTAGCGCTGGGGGCAGGCGCTTAGGGGCGGCGGCTGTGAAGAGGGGGCCGCAGGGGGCTCCTCCGCCCCAGCACCTGCCCCTggcgccgccacacctggccccagGATGGCAAAAATGGTCTCCTCTTCCGCGGAGAAGGCGTCCTCCGCGGCGGGCCCGGCGCCCTGCGTGGAGTGCGGCACGCGAGCAAGCTTCTCCTTGGTGCGGCGCTTGAAGTCGTTCCAACGCTTCTGCACCTCCTGGCCCGTGCGCTTCCAGCTGGTGATACCGTTGATCTTGGCGGCGATGCCGTCCCACACGCGCCGCCGCTCTGCCACGCTCACCCGACGGCTCTGCGCGCCGTAGAGCTGCGGGTAGTGGGCGCGCACCTCGCGGATCAGGATCTGGTTCTCTTCGAATGAGAAGCGCGGCTTGCGCAACCGGGTGGTTTCCTCCGCTTCGCCCGCCGCCGCCGAGGCCATGGCGCCCCCCGACGCCGCCGTCCTGCCGTCTGGCGCATGGGGGGCGCCGGCGCTGCGGGCAAAGGGCGCATGgggctggctggggctgggggtcccCCCCGCCGCCGCCTCGCCCGGACCGCCGGGCCGAGAGCTCCTTAGTCCCCGGGGGCAGgagtgggggcggggggcgggcggGGGCGACGGGCACCCGGGGAAGTCGGAAGCGCCTAAGAATAGCTGATACCGGCTGAGCGCTCGGCTCGGACTTCGCGCGGCGCGAAGTGCCACGCTGAAGAGTTGATAGAAATTGGGGGAGGGtctggagggatggaaggaaaggaggaaaagtgCGAGGAGAGGAGGTGTCTGCAGGAGTTAGAGAATGGGGGCACGGGAGGACAGGAAATGGAGGGAGGATGGGGGTGCCTCGTGGGGGGGTCTTAGATGCATGAAGATAAAGAGATGCGGAAGGGGGGATGCAGCAAGAAGGGGGGGAATCTGGAGCAGAGGAGGCGCTCTAGGGGCTCTAGGAGGCAACGGGGCGTCTGTTAAGACCGATATGAGAAGGGCCCTTAGAGGGGATGTCCAGGAATAATTGTGAGGTGGGAGCTCCTGTATCACTGGAAGAGCTGGAACGATCAAATATTAGGGATCAGGGTCTGCGAGGATTGTGGGGGCTCTGGGGATTGCCAGAAATTAAGGGGAGTTCTGGAGGCAACGGGGGTCCCGTATCACAAGGAGACAGCGGAGGCTACGGGGGACGGCAGGGAGAGCGAGGGTCGCGGAGGGTGGGGACCGAGTCGGGCCACGGGTCACTCACCGGCGCCGCCGCAGCCGCCGGTGGGTCAGGGCTCGGGCTTCTGCGGCCTGTTCCCACCccccgcctccctccctcccctctttcggCCCCGCCTCCGGCCGCCCCGCATGCCAAGGCGCAGGCGCGACCAGGGCCAGTCGGCCCCAA is part of the Nomascus leucogenys isolate Asia chromosome 17, Asia_NLE_v1, whole genome shotgun sequence genome and encodes:
- the MYPOP gene encoding myb-related transcription factor, partner of profilin, yielding MASAAAGEAEETTRLRKPRFSFEENQILIREVRAHYPQLYGAQSRRVSVAERRRVWDGIAAKINGITSWKRTGQEVQKRWNDFKRRTKEKLARVPHSTQGAGPAAEDAFSAEEETIFAILGPGVAAPGAGAGAEEPPAAPSSQPPPLSACPQRYVLSEDRREDRRADTSAHSKGGSSSPEPWARPSCTPQEGGCPRPKERESPPPSALQPVQLPRLALSPPPPAPPLPPPPPLAQVAPSPPSPPPPPRPPPTLSASDPSLDFLRAQQETANAIRELAGTLRQGLAKLSEALSALLPLLPGTPVDSLPPPLPPPPPPPPPPRPILPPPAPKVEITPEPVSVVAAVVDGAVVAARGVIIAPRSEEGAPRPPPAPLPPHDSPPHKRRKGFPTRKRRGRWKSP